One genomic region from Deinococcus sp. JMULE3 encodes:
- a CDS encoding single-stranded DNA-binding protein, whose protein sequence is MNEIPHRSSLVLVDAIGTRITVYANTPQDLRALQREYGRRGYRPEGEIPCGGLQLPYAQHDTFDWSLIGATPWTSPDGDRGVIHDGSFYKLRELEAVDSRKMKLPQALKYSRGARETDPEHLVEESNGEFKYRTLIMFRGGGKAMPEFSLPGGQRQRHAVGPAQENAAD, encoded by the coding sequence ATGAACGAGATTCCGCACCGCAGCAGCCTCGTGCTGGTCGACGCCATCGGCACCCGCATCACCGTGTACGCGAATACCCCGCAGGACCTGCGCGCCCTGCAACGCGAGTACGGACGGCGAGGGTACCGCCCCGAGGGGGAGATCCCGTGCGGCGGCCTTCAGTTGCCGTACGCGCAGCACGACACGTTCGACTGGTCGCTGATCGGCGCGACCCCGTGGACGAGCCCGGATGGAGACCGGGGCGTGATTCACGACGGCAGCTTCTACAAGCTCAGGGAGCTCGAAGCCGTGGACTCCAGGAAGATGAAATTACCTCAGGCCCTGAAGTACAGCCGCGGGGCCCGGGAGACCGACCCGGAACACCTCGTGGAGGAATCCAACGGGGAGTTCAAGTACCGGACGCTGATCATGTTTCGGGGTGGCGGGAAGGCCATGCCGGAATTCAGCCTGCCGGGCGGGCAGCGGCAGCGGCACGCGGTGGGGCCCGCGCAGGAGAACGCCGCCGACTGA
- a CDS encoding DEAD/DEAH box helicase yields MTGTAPRLSGPDLALACGVTTLPVSALITSPTGSGKTHLAREAARHALAHGERVIVTVPTKALAHEIAHTWADLPGRVQAFTRDQPSPPYRAAQVLIMTPERLDLVTRRWRRHHPWLARVGLLITDEIHTISDPARGAALDAALTRLRATLPLLRVLALTATCGNPRVLADWLGALHIGGGIRPMPLTWTAKTVRAVADKPAALQRVLTPGESTLVFVHGRQRAADLTAQLQTAGHASAAHHAGLTPDTRAKVEANFRAGHTRVLIATPTLEVGVNLPAEHVVLYDLTTFGPDGRQELTVNAAWQRAGRAGRPGATRAHVTVLGTRAEQPGQYERGRFEPLSSPLARGEHLLGFLLGCVDGGYARTRAQATRMAQQTFAAHTGTLNAPRAVATLLQQGALADHGGVLSVTPLGRVASQALLPVPVVAAVRALPQDPTVLDVLLAAAAHVRLPSLGDESRATLVDALMSVPSRTLDAGTAPPDAVIGAALLHATTHHGDDGAAELSGLHEPTLTALREETLRIVSAWHALSPSISVNLTRVSLAAQLPPRAATLALLSGVGQVTARALSAAGVPDLPTLARTPPAQLTAAGFTLRTAERLTQAAQAYGPLILSEPTPAPRARTVLADPARLARAHLLTVTPTTHGWTVTGGSQARTVTRQGEAFICDCPDGVQLCKHILAVSLLN; encoded by the coding sequence GTGACCGGCACCGCGCCGCGCCTCTCCGGCCCGGATCTCGCCCTGGCGTGCGGCGTGACCACGCTCCCCGTCAGCGCCCTGATCACGAGCCCCACCGGCAGCGGCAAGACCCATCTCGCCCGCGAGGCCGCCCGACACGCCCTCGCTCACGGCGAACGCGTCATCGTCACTGTGCCTACCAAGGCCCTCGCGCACGAGATCGCCCACACCTGGGCCGACCTCCCCGGCCGCGTGCAGGCGTTCACCCGCGACCAGCCCAGCCCCCCGTACCGCGCCGCGCAGGTCCTGATCATGACGCCCGAACGCCTGGACCTCGTGACGCGCCGCTGGCGCCGCCACCACCCCTGGCTCGCGCGGGTGGGCCTCCTGATCACCGACGAGATCCACACCATCAGTGACCCCGCACGCGGCGCCGCCCTGGACGCCGCCCTCACGCGCCTGCGGGCCACGCTCCCCCTCCTGCGCGTCCTGGCCCTGACGGCCACCTGCGGGAACCCCCGCGTGCTCGCCGACTGGCTGGGCGCCCTCCACATTGGAGGTGGCATCCGACCGATGCCACTCACCTGGACCGCCAAGACCGTCCGCGCAGTCGCCGACAAACCCGCCGCCCTCCAGCGGGTGCTCACGCCCGGGGAGTCCACGCTGGTGTTCGTGCACGGCCGCCAGCGGGCCGCTGATCTCACCGCGCAGCTCCAGACGGCCGGGCACGCCAGCGCCGCGCACCATGCGGGTCTCACCCCCGACACCCGGGCCAAGGTCGAGGCGAACTTCCGGGCGGGCCACACCCGCGTCCTGATCGCCACGCCCACCCTGGAAGTCGGCGTGAACCTTCCCGCCGAGCACGTCGTTCTGTACGACCTCACCACGTTCGGCCCCGACGGTCGGCAGGAACTGACCGTGAACGCCGCGTGGCAGCGCGCCGGACGCGCCGGACGGCCCGGCGCCACGCGCGCCCACGTCACGGTGCTCGGCACCCGCGCGGAGCAGCCCGGCCAGTACGAACGCGGCCGCTTCGAACCGCTCAGCAGTCCCCTGGCCCGTGGCGAGCACCTGCTGGGTTTCCTGCTCGGCTGCGTGGATGGCGGGTACGCCCGCACCCGCGCACAGGCGACCCGCATGGCCCAGCAGACCTTCGCGGCGCACACCGGCACCCTGAACGCCCCCCGCGCCGTGGCGACGCTCCTCCAGCAGGGTGCCCTCGCCGACCATGGGGGCGTGCTCAGCGTCACGCCACTGGGCCGCGTGGCCAGTCAGGCGCTGCTCCCTGTGCCCGTCGTCGCGGCCGTTCGCGCCCTCCCACAGGACCCGACGGTGCTGGACGTGCTGCTGGCCGCCGCCGCGCATGTCCGCCTGCCCAGCCTCGGGGACGAGTCGCGCGCCACCCTCGTCGACGCCCTGATGAGCGTTCCGTCCCGCACGCTGGACGCGGGCACCGCCCCGCCGGACGCGGTGATCGGCGCGGCCCTCCTGCACGCCACCACCCACCACGGGGACGACGGGGCCGCGGAGCTGAGTGGCCTGCACGAGCCAACCCTGACGGCCCTGCGCGAGGAAACCCTCCGCATCGTGAGCGCCTGGCACGCCCTGTCCCCCAGCATCAGCGTGAACCTCACCCGCGTGAGCCTCGCCGCGCAGCTTCCACCCCGCGCCGCGACCCTCGCGCTGCTCAGCGGGGTCGGGCAGGTCACCGCCCGCGCACTCAGCGCCGCCGGCGTCCCGGATCTCCCCACGCTCGCCCGCACGCCCCCCGCGCAGCTCACCGCTGCCGGATTCACGCTCCGCACCGCAGAACGGCTGACCCAGGCTGCCCAGGCGTACGGCCCGCTCATCCTGAGCGAACCCACCCCCGCGCCCCGCGCCCGGACGGTCCTCGCGGACCCGGCCCGGCTCGCCCGCGCCCACCTCTTGACGGTCACCCCCACGACACACGGCTGGACGGTCACCGGCGGGAGTCAAGCACGCACCGTCACCCGCCAGGGCGAGGCCTTCATCTGCGACTGCCCGGATGGCGTGCAGCTGTGCAAACACATCCTCGCGGTCAGCCTGCTGAACTGA
- a CDS encoding tRNA-guanine transglycosylase: MTLHGFIPVLTHRFPLDALLTPYVERYAPAALISAAELRAAPGAPLPALPLMIDSGGYQALDAHATVVDTGPFAALHVPGAAPLTPLDVYDLQRSARAAVCFTLDFPVPSTASSDERARRLHLGERNALWALSQIRPGTLYASVQPGQDLTRILAARPDGIALGGLAPHSADRDRLQHEIRTVRAQLPAGLPLHVFGLGHPDSIHVALTAGANTVDSSSPQRMAANGRAWTGEVIPDAAPHERLRLAVTNLLTALHADVPLALHPAWRPLTPGRSA; this comes from the coding sequence ATGACTCTTCACGGCTTCATTCCCGTCCTGACCCACCGCTTTCCGCTCGACGCCCTGCTCACGCCGTATGTGGAGCGCTACGCGCCCGCCGCGCTCATCAGCGCCGCCGAACTCCGCGCCGCGCCCGGCGCACCCCTGCCCGCCCTGCCCCTGATGATCGACAGCGGCGGGTACCAGGCCCTGGACGCCCACGCAACTGTCGTGGACACCGGACCGTTCGCAGCGCTGCACGTGCCCGGCGCGGCCCCCCTCACCCCACTGGACGTGTACGACCTGCAGCGGTCCGCGCGGGCTGCCGTGTGCTTCACCCTCGACTTCCCCGTGCCCAGCACCGCCAGCAGCGACGAACGCGCGCGCCGCCTGCACCTCGGGGAACGCAATGCCCTGTGGGCCCTGTCTCAGATCCGCCCCGGCACCCTGTACGCCAGCGTCCAGCCCGGCCAGGACCTCACCAGGATCCTTGCCGCGAGACCGGACGGCATCGCCCTCGGCGGCCTCGCCCCGCACAGCGCTGACCGGGACCGCCTCCAGCACGAAATCCGCACCGTCCGTGCCCAGCTCCCCGCCGGTCTGCCCCTGCACGTGTTCGGCCTCGGGCACCCCGACTCCATCCACGTGGCCCTCACGGCCGGCGCGAACACCGTGGACTCCAGCAGCCCCCAGCGCATGGCCGCCAATGGCCGCGCCTGGACGGGCGAGGTCATCCCGGACGCCGCCCCGCACGAACGCCTGCGGCTCGCCGTCACGAATCTCCTGACCGCGCTGCATGCGGACGTACCCCTCGCCCTGCACCCCGCCTGGCGACCCCTCACGCCCGGGAGGAGCGCGTGA